In Crinalium epipsammum PCC 9333, the genomic window AGCAACGGCAATTTGTTAAAAGTTACCGTAACAGATACAGGTCGTGGTATCGAACCCAACCGCCTACAGGTGGTGTTTGACCGTTTCTATCAAGAAGAAGGGGCGCTACGCCGTACCACTGGCGGTACTGGCTTAGGGTTAGCAATATGCCGTCAAATTGTTAACAATTGGGGCGGCGAGATTTGGGCAGAGTCAGAAGGTAAAGATCAAGGCAGTGCTTTTCACTTCACTATTCCAATGATCAGCAGTCGTTCAGAACCAAGGCGATCAGGAAACACAAATAAGGGGTAAATTTATGTCTTTGGGAACATTGGCGCATCTTAAAACTGAATGCGGATAGCTGACTGCTGACCGCTATATTTATAGAACTGTTACAGTTCTTGACAAACTCTCTAGACGTGCATAGTCATGGTGGTAGTATGCCCTAAAACGTTGAGAGATAAATTTATGGCAGAACAACTTAGTGGACAAACTCCCATTTTCGGTGGTGGCACTGGTGGCTTACTGACAAAAGCAGAAACAGAAGAGAAATATGCGATCACCTGGACTAGCCCCAAAGAGCAAGTATTTGAAATGCCTACTGGCGGCTCTGCCATTATGAACCAAGGCGACAACCTCCTGTATTTAGCACGCAAAGAATACTGCATCGCATTGGGCGGTCAGCAACTACGCGCTAAATTCAAAATCAACAACTACAAAATTTACCGTGTATTCCCCAACGGTGAAATTGTATACTTACACCCCAAAGATGGCGTTTTCCCAGAAAAAGTCAATGAAGGGCGTGTTTATGCTGGCAAAAAAGATCGCAATATTGGCAGCAACCCAGAACCAGCTAAGGTCAAATTTAGCGGTGTTACTACTTACGATTCCTAACATCGGAAAGATAGACGTTAATTTTCTGGTGACACGGTATAGCGTTGCGCTAGAAGATCAGGCTTAATCGCTCGAATTACACCATAAAAGATAAGTAGGGTAAACAATTTTGCACCCTACTTATCTTTTGTAAATATATAAATTTATTGCAAAAATCAGTAATTTTATCTGTGTTTATCTGTGTGCATCTGTGGTTAATTATCTAAAATTTGAATAAGCTACGAGGTCTAATGTACAAAAATTTTTCTACTGAAAAGATAGCTTTCTGAGTTAGACTTTATTGCTGTAGTCAACAGCAATAATCATGGCGTGAACGCCCAAATATATAACTTATTATGATTTTTCCCGATTTCTCCCAATTTTCCCAACTAGCTCAACACGGAAATTTTATACCTGTATACCAAGAATGGGTGGCTGATTTAGATACACCTGTTTCTGCTTGGTATAAAGTATGTGCGGGTCAACCTTATAGCTTTTTGCTGGAATCTGTGGAAGGTGGGGAGAACATAGGACGCTACAGCTTTTTAGGGTGTGATCCTTTGTGGGTATTGGAAGCCAGAGGAAATACTACCACTCAAACTAATCGCGACGGCTCAGTTAAAGTATTTGAAGGTGATCCATTTGCAGCGTTATCTAGCTGCTTAGAACTTTATCATCCGGTGAAGTTGCCGCAGTTACCAGCAGGAATTGGCGGGTTGTTTGGGTTTTGGGGATATGAATTAATTAACTGGATTGAGGCGCGTGTGCCTGTTCATCCTACATCTGAAGATAACTTACCGGATGGCTTGTGGATGCAGGTAGATAATTTGATGATTTTTGACCAGGTAAAGCGCAAAGTTTGGGCGATCGCTTATGCAGATTTACAATCATCTGGTGGAAATCTTGAGCTTGCTTATCAACAAGCGTGCGATCGCGTTTCTCAACTTGTCAGCAAACTACAACTCCCCCTATCTGGTAAAGACACTGTTTTAGAATGGACTCCCCCTGAAGCAGGGGAGCAGGGGAGCAGAGGAGCAGGGGAGAAAAAAATATCTCTCCCGTCAAATTACATCAGTAATACTTCCCGTGAACAGTACTGCGCCAACGTCGAAAAAGCCAAAGAATATATCAAAGCTGGGGATATTTTCCAGGTTGTTATATCGCAGCGATTATCAACCACATACACAGGTGATCCTTTTTCTCTATATCGTTCCCTGCGATTAATTAACCCTTCACCCTACATGGCTTATTTCAACTTTAGGGATTGGCAGATAATTGGTTCTAGTCCTGAAGTCATGGTAAAAGCAGAACGCACCCCTGAAGGGCAAATCAAAGCCACCCTGCGACCGATTGCTGGTACTCGTAAGCGGGGACAAACACCCCAAGAAGACGACGCGCTGGCTCAAGATTTGCTACAAGACCCCAAAGAAATAGCTGAACACGTCATGCTAGTTGACTTAGGACGCAACGACTTAGGGCGTGTCTGTCGTAGTGGTGCAGTAAGCGTTGATGAATTAATGGTAATTGAACGTTACTCCCACGTCATGCACATTGTCAGCAATGTTGTCGGAGAACTCGCACCAGGAAAAACTGCTTGGGATTTACTTAAAGCTTGTTTCCCAGCCGGAACCGTTAGCGGCGCACCAAAAATTCGGGCAATGGAAATTATTTATGAACTCGAAGGCTGTCGTCGTGGTCCTTATTCTGGTGTGTATGGATACTATGACTTTGAAGGGCAATTAAATAGCGCCATTACCATCCGCACAATGGTAGTACAGCCTGATGAAAATGGTAAACATACAGTCTCAGTCCAAGCGGGTGCTGGTTTGGTAGCAGATTCAGACCCAGAAAAAGAATACGAAGAAACCCTAAATAAAGCTAGAGGTTTACTAGAGGCAATTCGCTGTCTTAACGGTGTTGATGTAGCTTCAGAATAAATTTATCAGCAAAAATCACAAAATTGTTTTTTTATCGCAGATGTGGGCAAATTTTGAATTATTTGTTTTCAACCCCATCTTCGGGAGATTTATATTTTGATCCATCAGGCAAAACAGCGCCTTCAAGTAAAGCACCACTCAGGTCAGAAATGCTAACTTTAGCACCTTTGAGATTTGCACCACTTAGGTATGCACCTTTGAAATTTGCACCATTCAAACTAGCATTTTTCAAATTGACACCGCTCATATTTGCGTTACTCAAGTCCGCACAAATTAAATTAGCACTACTGAGGTTTGCACTACTAAGATTAACCTGACTCAAACAAGCAAAACTCAAGTTGGCATGACTGAGATTACCACCACTCAATTTAGCACTACTGAGGTTAGCATTATTGAGGTTAGCGTGACTTAGATTGGCATTAGTGAGGTCAGTTTCACTCAATTTGGTTTCACTGAGATTGGCACTAGGGAGATTAATTGCTACTAACTCTGCACCAACAGCATCTACACCTCTAAGAGAAACACCATCTTCATTCAAATCTTGGAGTGCCAAAATTCGGGCATAGCTAACTTTTACGCCGTGTGCTGCATCAACTGTACTCCAAGCTTGGTAGTGAAATTGCTTTCTGCGATCGGGCGCTTCCTTAATGAATAAAACTAAAGCAACGACAAGACTGAGAGCATCAGCACTGTCTAAAATCTCTTTAATCAGAGAATTATCATCCGCCCCTACATAAATTATGATGAACAGAATGGCTGAAACACTAGCCACTAACCAGGCGGGTTGTGTCCAAAAATTATCAAGGAATTTTTGGGAAATTATGAAGATAATTTCACCATTCGACTTAATTGAGCCTAAAAAGTTTTTCAGTTGCTCGGTTGGCGGTTGAAACGCTGGAGATTCCTGTAGTAATTGTGTATGTGATTCTTGTGGCTGATTGTGGGTTACTTGTTTTTGATCTGGGACAACATTTGGTATAGTTTCTACAACTGTGCCTTCTAACATCAAACCAGTAATTGCTCCGTAGGCATCTGTCCACGCCAGCTTTACGTCAGGAGTCCAATCTTCTTGGAGGTACTGCTCAAAAGCCATCAGCAGCGCGGAACCAACTGGTTCATAATATTTGGGAATTACCCCATAACCGATGTGTCTACCTCCCAAGGCGTTGAGGACTGGTACTAAGGCTTCTGGAGAACGGAGATTTTCTACTACTAATACCAAAGCATTGATCAGCTTTTTCTGTTGCTTTTCTAAATCAACATTGTCAAACAGAGGTTGCAATT contains:
- the psaD gene encoding photosystem I reaction center subunit II PsaD, yielding MAEQLSGQTPIFGGGTGGLLTKAETEEKYAITWTSPKEQVFEMPTGGSAIMNQGDNLLYLARKEYCIALGGQQLRAKFKINNYKIYRVFPNGEIVYLHPKDGVFPEKVNEGRVYAGKKDRNIGSNPEPAKVKFSGVTTYDS
- a CDS encoding pentapeptide repeat-containing protein, translating into MSLNVELLEQSFEKIKPHADEFAASFYENLFQLYPEVQPLFANTEMAKQQKKLLNALVLVVENLRSPEALEPVLKVLGERHIGYGAIANSYPAVGEALITTFEQYLQQDWTTEVKQAWIDAYGAITALMLKGAGVEITPEEVPLETEIIPDQQVTIPANHPQESVPEQEPKLAVEILESSFEKIKPHADEFAASFYENLFIAHPELQPLFDNVDLEKQQKKLINALVLVVENLRSPEALVPVLNALGGRHIGYGVIPKYYEPVGSALLMAFEQYLQEDWTPDVKLAWTDAYGAITGLMLEGTVVETIPNVVPDQKQVTHNQPQESHTQLLQESPAFQPPTEQLKNFLGSIKSNGEIIFIISQKFLDNFWTQPAWLVASVSAILFIIIYVGADDNSLIKEILDSADALSLVVALVLFIKEAPDRRKQFHYQAWSTVDAAHGVKVSYARILALQDLNEDGVSLRGVDAVGAELVAINLPSANLSETKLSETDLTNANLSHANLNNANLSSAKLSGGNLSHANLSFACLSQVNLSSANLSSANLICADLSNANMSGVNLKNASLNGANFKGAYLSGANLKGAKVSISDLSGALLEGAVLPDGSKYKSPEDGVENK
- the trpE gene encoding anthranilate synthase component I, giving the protein MIFPDFSQFSQLAQHGNFIPVYQEWVADLDTPVSAWYKVCAGQPYSFLLESVEGGENIGRYSFLGCDPLWVLEARGNTTTQTNRDGSVKVFEGDPFAALSSCLELYHPVKLPQLPAGIGGLFGFWGYELINWIEARVPVHPTSEDNLPDGLWMQVDNLMIFDQVKRKVWAIAYADLQSSGGNLELAYQQACDRVSQLVSKLQLPLSGKDTVLEWTPPEAGEQGSRGAGEKKISLPSNYISNTSREQYCANVEKAKEYIKAGDIFQVVISQRLSTTYTGDPFSLYRSLRLINPSPYMAYFNFRDWQIIGSSPEVMVKAERTPEGQIKATLRPIAGTRKRGQTPQEDDALAQDLLQDPKEIAEHVMLVDLGRNDLGRVCRSGAVSVDELMVIERYSHVMHIVSNVVGELAPGKTAWDLLKACFPAGTVSGAPKIRAMEIIYELEGCRRGPYSGVYGYYDFEGQLNSAITIRTMVVQPDENGKHTVSVQAGAGLVADSDPEKEYEETLNKARGLLEAIRCLNGVDVASE